In one window of Mercurialis annua linkage group LG4, ddMerAnnu1.2, whole genome shotgun sequence DNA:
- the LOC126678884 gene encoding delta(7)-sterol-C5(6)-desaturase-like, whose protein sequence is MEEHKQLQFFLEETALYNNIVLGHLVPSDWWHPLPRFFQTWLRNYIAGTLLYFISGFLWCFYIYYLKRNVYVPKDAIPTRKSMLLQIYVAMKAMPWYCALPSISEYMIEKGWTKCFSHISDVGWLAYIIYLIMYLVMVEFGIYWMHRELHDIKPLYKYLHATHHIYNKQNTLSPFAGLAFHPIDGILQAVPHVIALFVVPTHFRTHIALLFLEAIWTANIHDCIHGKLWPVMGAGYHTIHHTTYRHNYGHYTIWMDWMLGTLRDPDEDASEKVK, encoded by the exons ATGGAGGAGCATAAGCAGCTGCAGTTTTTCTTAGAGGAGACGGCGCTCTACAACAACATTGTATTAGGACATCTGGTTCCATCTGATTGGTGGCATCCGCTTCCGAGGTTCTTTCAGACATGGCTGCGTAACTACATTGCCGGAACTCTACTCTACTTTATCTCTGGCTTTCTCTGGTGTTTCTACATTTATTACCTGAAGCGTAACGTTTATGTTCCTAAAG ATGCTATTCCTACAAGAAAATCCATGCTTTTACAAATTTATGTTGCTATGAAGGCTATGCCATGGTATTGTGCTCTTCCATCTATATCGGAGTACATGATTGAAAAGGGATGGACCAAGTGTTTTTCTCATATTTCTGATGTTGGTTGGCTTGCCTACATCATATATTTGATTATGTATCTTGTTATGGTAGAGTTTGGAATATACTGGATGCACCGAGAATTGCATGATATAAAACCCCTCTACAAGTATCTTCATGCTACCCATCACATCTATAACAAGCAGAACACTCTTTCTCCTTTTGCGG GTTTGGCGTTTCATCCAATTGATGGAATACTCCAAGCTGTCCCACATGTTATAGCTCTCTTCGTTGTCCCGACACATTTCAGGACACACATAGCTCTCTTGTTCCTCGAAGCCATATGGACTGCAAACATTCATGATTGCATCCATGGCAAGCTATGGCCAGTGATGGGTGCCGGTTATCACACTATCCACCATACTACATATCGCCATAATTACGGTCATTATACCATATGGATGGATTGGATGCTAGGGACCCTCCGTGATCCTGACGAAGATGCATCTGAGAAGGTGAAATGA
- the LOC126678211 gene encoding glycosyltransferase BC10-like, with protein MANEKQKFQSKPLTNTCLKLTHVLHFLFFVIGLSFGMITCSYFKNFLTFPFTNSQFINVYSLSSFSSSSPPPLLPPPPSPESSLASSNSSAALIKQKEYSVMHDMSDDELLSKACNVSVSVQENNSDDHKIVPKLAFMFLTYGPLPLAELWEKYFKGHEGFFSIYVHPHPSYNDSWPETSVFFGRRIPSQAVIWGTGTMIAAERRLLANALLDISNQRFILLSESCIPLVNFKTTYDYLMNSTLSFVQSYDDPKKRGRGRYNHTMSPTINVTNWRKGSQWFEVRRDLAVHIISDQLYYKVFQDHCFPPCYMDEHYIATLVNMLYPEINSNRTITWVDWSRGGPHPVKFGRNYITDEFLNSIRYGSECVYDGKNTTLCFLFARKFLPNALDPLLRISPLVLGYDP; from the exons ATGGCTAAcgaaaaacaaaaatttcagTCAAAACCTTTAACAAACACCTGCTTAAAACTAACCCATGTCCTCCATTTCCTTTTCTTTGTCATCGGCTTGTCGTTTGGGATGATAACTTGTTCTTACTTCAAGAATTTCCTAACCTTCCCCTTCACGAATTCACAGTTCATCAATGTCTACTCTCtgtcttccttttcttcttcttctccaccgCCGCTTCTGCCGCCACCCCCGTCACCGGAGTCATCATTAGCTAGTAGTAATAGTAGTGCTGCTTTAATTAAACAGAAAGAATATTCAGTGATGCACGATATGAGCGACGATGAACTGCTATCAAAGGCGTGTAATGTTTCAGTTTCTGTTCAAGAAAATAATTCTGATGATCATAAGATTGTTCCGAAATTGGCTTTTATGTTCTTGACTTATGGACCGCTTCCGTTGGCGGAGCTGTGGGAGAAGTATTTTAAAGGACATGAGGGTTTTTTCTCCATATATGTGCATCCACATCCTTCATACAATGATTCATGGCCTGAAACTTCTGTCTTCTTTGGTAGAAGAATTCCAAGCCAG GCAGTTATATGGGGAACAGGAACAATGATAGCTGCAGAGAGACGGTTATTAGCAAATGCTCTCCTTGACATCTCCAATCAAAGATTTATATTATTGTCTGAATCTTGCATTCCTTTAGTAAACTTCAAAACAACCTATGACTACCTCATGAACTCAACTCTAAGCTTTGTCCAATCATACGATGATCCGAAAAAGCGAGGCCGTGGTCGGTATAACCACACAATGTCGCCTACAATCAACGTAACAAATTGGCGAAAAGGGTCGCAATGGTTTGAAGTGCGCCGTGACCTTGCCGTTCACATTATTTCCgatcaattatattataaagtTTTTCAAGATCATTGTTTTCCACCGTGCTACATGGATGAACATTATATCGCAACATTAGTTAACATGCTTTATCCAGAAATTAATTCAAATCGAACCATTACGTGGGTCGATTGGTCGAGAGGAGGTCCCCATCCGGTGAAATTCGGAAGGAATTATATTACGGATGAGTTCTTGAATTCAATTCGATACGGATCTGAATGTGTGTATGATGGTAAAAATACCACATTGTGTTTTCTCTTTGCTAGAAAGTTTTTACCAAATGCTTTGGATCCTTTGTTAAGGATTTCACCCTTGGTTCTTGGTTATGACCCTTAA